A single region of the Leptodactylus fuscus isolate aLepFus1 chromosome 5, aLepFus1.hap2, whole genome shotgun sequence genome encodes:
- the SLC25A3 gene encoding solute carrier family 25 member 3 isoform X2: MYSTVAQLARANPFNAPHFQLGQENVNLQKSGTTQALPVRRLAAAAAAPEEYSCEYGSTQFYAMCGFGGILSCGITHTAVVPLDLVKCRIQVDPQKYKSIFNGFSVTLKEDGVRGLAKGWAPTFIGYSMQGLCKFGFYEVFKILYANLIGEENAYLWRTSLYLAASASAEFFADIALAPMEAAKVRIQTQPGYANTLRQAAPKMYAEEGLWAFYKGVAPLWMRQIPYTMMKFACFERTVEALYKHVVPKPRSECSKSEQLVVTFVAGYIAGVFCAIVSHPADSVVSVLNKEKGSTAVEVLKRLGPKGVWKGLTARIIMIGTLTALQWFIYDSVKVYFRLPRPPPPEMPESLKKKLGLTE, translated from the exons ATGTACTCCACCGTTGCACAGTTAGCCCGGGCAAACCCGTTCAATGCACCCCACTTCCAGTTGGGACAAGAAAATGTGAATTTACAGAAGAGCGGCACTACCCAGGCCCTGCCAGTCCGTCgtcttgctgctgctgctgctgcaccagaGG AATACAGTTGTGAATATGGCTCTACAcagttttatgcaatgtgtggcttTGGTGGCATCCTCAGTTGTGGTATAACTCACACTGCAGTTGTACCTTTGGATCTGGTGAAATGCCGCATTCAG GTGGATCCCCAGAAGTACAAGAGCATTTTCAATGGCTTTTCTGTAACGCTTAAGGAAGATGGTGTCCGAGGACTCGCTAAGGGATGGGCCCCTACGTTCATTGGTTACTCAATGCAAGGGTTGTGCAAGTTTGGATTCTATGAAGTTTTCAAAATCTTGTATGCCAACCTCATTGGTGAG GAAAATGCCTATTTGTGGCGCACATCCCTATACCTGGCTGCATCTGCCAGTGCTGAGTTCTTTGCCGATATTGCTTTGGCACCAATGGAAGCCGCAAAAGTGCGTATCCAAACACAGCCAGGCTATGCAAACACTCTTCGGCAAGCCGCCCCCAAGATGTATGCTGAAGAAGGACTCTGGGC GTTTTACAAAGGTGTTGCTCCTCTCTGGATGAGACAGATTCCATACACCATGATGAAGTTTGCCTGCTTTGAGCGTACAGTTGAAGCCCTCTACAAACATGTTGTACCCAAACCACGTAGTGAATGCTCAAAGTCTGAACAATTGGTTGTCACTTTTGTTGCTGGTTACATTG CTGGTGTGTTCTGCGCCATTGTGTCCCATCCTGCTGATTCTGTGGTCTCTGTATTGAACAAAGAAAAGGGAAGCACTGCTGTGGAAGTTCTTAAGAGGCTTGGACCAAAAG GAGTCTGGAAGGGGCTTACTGCCCGTATTATTATGATTGGTACCTTGACTGCTCTGCAATGGTTCATCTATGACTCCGTGAAGGTCTACTTCAggcttcctcgtcctcctccaccTGAGATGCCAGAGTCTCTGAAGAAGAAGCTTGGCCTGACCGAATAA
- the SLC25A3 gene encoding solute carrier family 25 member 3 isoform X1 has protein sequence MYSTVAQLARANPFNAPHFQLGQENVNLQKSGTTQALPVRRLAAAAAAPEGEYSCEYGSTQFYAMCGFGGILSCGITHTAVVPLDLVKCRIQVDPQKYKSIFNGFSVTLKEDGVRGLAKGWAPTFIGYSMQGLCKFGFYEVFKILYANLIGEENAYLWRTSLYLAASASAEFFADIALAPMEAAKVRIQTQPGYANTLRQAAPKMYAEEGLWAFYKGVAPLWMRQIPYTMMKFACFERTVEALYKHVVPKPRSECSKSEQLVVTFVAGYIAGVFCAIVSHPADSVVSVLNKEKGSTAVEVLKRLGPKGVWKGLTARIIMIGTLTALQWFIYDSVKVYFRLPRPPPPEMPESLKKKLGLTE, from the exons ATGTACTCCACCGTTGCACAGTTAGCCCGGGCAAACCCGTTCAATGCACCCCACTTCCAGTTGGGACAAGAAAATGTGAATTTACAGAAGAGCGGCACTACCCAGGCCCTGCCAGTCCGTCgtcttgctgctgctgctgctgcaccagaGG GAGAATACAGTTGTGAATATGGCTCTACAcagttttatgcaatgtgtggcttTGGTGGCATCCTCAGTTGTGGTATAACTCACACTGCAGTTGTACCTTTGGATCTGGTGAAATGCCGCATTCAG GTGGATCCCCAGAAGTACAAGAGCATTTTCAATGGCTTTTCTGTAACGCTTAAGGAAGATGGTGTCCGAGGACTCGCTAAGGGATGGGCCCCTACGTTCATTGGTTACTCAATGCAAGGGTTGTGCAAGTTTGGATTCTATGAAGTTTTCAAAATCTTGTATGCCAACCTCATTGGTGAG GAAAATGCCTATTTGTGGCGCACATCCCTATACCTGGCTGCATCTGCCAGTGCTGAGTTCTTTGCCGATATTGCTTTGGCACCAATGGAAGCCGCAAAAGTGCGTATCCAAACACAGCCAGGCTATGCAAACACTCTTCGGCAAGCCGCCCCCAAGATGTATGCTGAAGAAGGACTCTGGGC GTTTTACAAAGGTGTTGCTCCTCTCTGGATGAGACAGATTCCATACACCATGATGAAGTTTGCCTGCTTTGAGCGTACAGTTGAAGCCCTCTACAAACATGTTGTACCCAAACCACGTAGTGAATGCTCAAAGTCTGAACAATTGGTTGTCACTTTTGTTGCTGGTTACATTG CTGGTGTGTTCTGCGCCATTGTGTCCCATCCTGCTGATTCTGTGGTCTCTGTATTGAACAAAGAAAAGGGAAGCACTGCTGTGGAAGTTCTTAAGAGGCTTGGACCAAAAG GAGTCTGGAAGGGGCTTACTGCCCGTATTATTATGATTGGTACCTTGACTGCTCTGCAATGGTTCATCTATGACTCCGTGAAGGTCTACTTCAggcttcctcgtcctcctccaccTGAGATGCCAGAGTCTCTGAAGAAGAAGCTTGGCCTGACCGAATAA
- the SLC25A3 gene encoding solute carrier family 25 member 3 isoform X3, producing the protein MYSTVAQLARANPFNAPHFQLGQENVNLQKSGTTQALPVRRLAAAAAAPEEEYSCAYGSGKFFALCGFGGIISCGTTHTAVVPLDLVKCRIQVDPQKYKSIFNGFSVTLKEDGVRGLAKGWAPTFIGYSMQGLCKFGFYEVFKILYANLIGEENAYLWRTSLYLAASASAEFFADIALAPMEAAKVRIQTQPGYANTLRQAAPKMYAEEGLWAFYKGVAPLWMRQIPYTMMKFACFERTVEALYKHVVPKPRSECSKSEQLVVTFVAGYIAGVFCAIVSHPADSVVSVLNKEKGSTAVEVLKRLGPKGVWKGLTARIIMIGTLTALQWFIYDSVKVYFRLPRPPPPEMPESLKKKLGLTE; encoded by the exons ATGTACTCCACCGTTGCACAGTTAGCCCGGGCAAACCCGTTCAATGCACCCCACTTCCAGTTGGGACAAGAAAATGTGAATTTACAGAAGAGCGGCACTACCCAGGCCCTGCCAGTCCGTCgtcttgctgctgctgctgctgcaccagaGG AGGAATATAGCTGTGCTTATGGATCTGGGAAATTCTTTGCTCTGTGTGGCTTTGGTGGCATCATAAGCTGTGGTACAACGCATACTGCAGTGGTCCCGTTAGATCTGGTTAAATGCAGAATCCAG GTGGATCCCCAGAAGTACAAGAGCATTTTCAATGGCTTTTCTGTAACGCTTAAGGAAGATGGTGTCCGAGGACTCGCTAAGGGATGGGCCCCTACGTTCATTGGTTACTCAATGCAAGGGTTGTGCAAGTTTGGATTCTATGAAGTTTTCAAAATCTTGTATGCCAACCTCATTGGTGAG GAAAATGCCTATTTGTGGCGCACATCCCTATACCTGGCTGCATCTGCCAGTGCTGAGTTCTTTGCCGATATTGCTTTGGCACCAATGGAAGCCGCAAAAGTGCGTATCCAAACACAGCCAGGCTATGCAAACACTCTTCGGCAAGCCGCCCCCAAGATGTATGCTGAAGAAGGACTCTGGGC GTTTTACAAAGGTGTTGCTCCTCTCTGGATGAGACAGATTCCATACACCATGATGAAGTTTGCCTGCTTTGAGCGTACAGTTGAAGCCCTCTACAAACATGTTGTACCCAAACCACGTAGTGAATGCTCAAAGTCTGAACAATTGGTTGTCACTTTTGTTGCTGGTTACATTG CTGGTGTGTTCTGCGCCATTGTGTCCCATCCTGCTGATTCTGTGGTCTCTGTATTGAACAAAGAAAAGGGAAGCACTGCTGTGGAAGTTCTTAAGAGGCTTGGACCAAAAG GAGTCTGGAAGGGGCTTACTGCCCGTATTATTATGATTGGTACCTTGACTGCTCTGCAATGGTTCATCTATGACTCCGTGAAGGTCTACTTCAggcttcctcgtcctcctccaccTGAGATGCCAGAGTCTCTGAAGAAGAAGCTTGGCCTGACCGAATAA